The genomic DNA TCGTTAGCAGCTGACTTAGACATTCGCGCTTGTAAAACGGGGATGCTTGCGGATGCTGAACACGTCCATGCCGTTGTTGAGAACTTGAAACGAGTTGATTTTGGGCCGCTGACAGTTGACCCAGTCATGATTGCGAAAGGCGGGGCGGCGTTATTAGCCGCGGATGCGATTAAAACGGTTCGCGACGAACTGATTCCGTTAGCGACCGTTGTGACACCGAATTTACCGGAAGCGGAACAATTGACCGGACAGTCTATCACTAGCAATCAAGCGATGGTTACAGCTGGACATGCGCTACAGGGGTTAGGTGCTGACAATGTCATTATTAAAGGTGGGCATGGTGATAATCCTGATTTAGCTAATGACTTCGTACTGTTGGCTGACGGGACCGCCTTTTGGCTTTCGGCCCCACGGATTGATACGGTGCGGACCCACGGCACGGGAGATACCCTATCGGCATGTATTACCGCCGAATTAGCAAAAGGACGGTCAATGGCTGCGGCCATTAAAACGGCTAAGGCGTACGTTGCTGGGACGATTCAGGATGGTATTCAGGTCGGGCATGGTC from Lactiplantibacillus paraplantarum includes the following:
- the thiD gene encoding bifunctional hydroxymethylpyrimidine kinase/phosphomethylpyrimidine kinase, whose translation is MNEFPQVATIAGTDSGGGAGVMADLKTMQARHVFGTAVVVAVTAQNTLGVQDFMAMPTKLIDEQFASLAADLDIRACKTGMLADAEHVHAVVENLKRVDFGPLTVDPVMIAKGGAALLAADAIKTVRDELIPLATVVTPNLPEAEQLTGQSITSNQAMVTAGHALQGLGADNVIIKGGHGDNPDLANDFVLLADGTAFWLSAPRIDTVRTHGTGDTLSACITAELAKGRSMAAAIKTAKAYVAGTIQDGIQVGHGHGPLNHWATPSEQVIVHDA